The Trueperaceae bacterium genome window below encodes:
- a CDS encoding 1-acyl-sn-glycerol-3-phosphate acyltransferase, with translation MPMYMLESLVKSDWFYWTSKQLAYQFGRQFYGLKAFGSEKIPKEGGLVIASNHISTWDPPFLAGPVPREIHFMAKMELFENPWSRLLMLGLRAFPVNRHEIDVGAIKNSLRRLNAGLAIGIFAQGTRNSGDAQPFDGAAFLATRASVPLQPAAIWRFGREYRVSFGEPIQPTADHRKDLTKVTRELMKRVDLLLPNEAN, from the coding sequence ATGCCCATGTATATGTTGGAAAGCCTCGTAAAGTCTGACTGGTTTTATTGGACCTCTAAACAGTTAGCCTACCAATTTGGTCGTCAATTCTACGGCCTAAAAGCTTTTGGATCCGAAAAAATTCCAAAAGAAGGAGGGTTAGTTATCGCAAGCAACCACATTTCTACCTGGGATCCACCCTTTTTAGCTGGCCCTGTACCCCGTGAAATCCACTTTATGGCTAAAATGGAACTTTTTGAAAATCCTTGGTCCAGATTATTGATGCTCGGCCTGAGAGCCTTTCCGGTTAATCGACATGAAATAGATGTCGGCGCAATCAAAAACTCCCTCCGGCGCTTAAATGCTGGACTCGCCATTGGCATTTTTGCACAGGGAACTCGTAATAGTGGCGATGCTCAACCCTTCGACGGAGCTGCATTCTTGGCCACCCGAGCAAGTGTTCCTCTTCAACCGGCAGCTATATGGCGTTTCGGCCGGGAGTATAGGGTTAGTTTCGGTGAGCCCATTCAACCCACAGCCGATCATCGAAAGGATTTAACCAAAGTCACAAGAGAACTAATGAAACGGGTCGATCTCCTTTTGCCAAATGAGGCCAATTGA
- a CDS encoding integration host factor, with product MAKSKTVSKADLVDLVADETGMKKKDVKDVMDTIIDKISSHLDNDFKVQLTGFGTFEVRTRRARTGVKPGTTEKIDIPASKYPAFKPGKSLKERVSI from the coding sequence ATGGCGAAATCAAAGACCGTCTCGAAGGCTGATTTGGTAGATCTTGTAGCCGACGAGACCGGAATGAAGAAGAAAGATGTCAAGGATGTTATGGACACAATCATTGACAAAATTAGCTCTCACTTGGATAACGACTTCAAGGTACAGCTAACCGGTTTTGGCACCTTTGAAGTGCGTACCCGGAGGGCACGCACGGGAGTCAAACCGGGAACAACAGAAAAAATAGATATTCCCGCAAGTAAGTACCCTGCATTCAAACCCGGGAAAAGCTTAAAAGAGCGAGTGTCCATCTAA
- a CDS encoding octaprenyl-diphosphate synthase, protein MSELIKSELAGFGKRLAKELHSNVGFIKEISEGLVSAGGKRLRPSLSLLAGKLLGVSSETSIQVALTVELTHSATLLHDDLIDNAETRRGSESAFRRYGSVVSVMSGDFMLARALGLLASLNNSEFTRLMSETATQICEGEVLQLQMASDEAWDFDRYRQVIEGKTAVLFAAAIEGVGLFSGRPVQELVALRSFGISYGRAFQMRDDYLDLMGDEKLMGKPVGGDLREGNGTYPVLWLLEAGIDEAQTILRRRASEDGDISRMVDLVRHYGADKLTKEQIAKDIREAKKALEIFPTSEARTCLIELAELEISRVE, encoded by the coding sequence GTGTCTGAGCTAATAAAATCGGAGTTAGCAGGTTTTGGGAAACGTTTGGCAAAAGAACTCCATTCTAATGTTGGCTTTATTAAAGAAATCAGTGAAGGCCTTGTATCTGCTGGAGGGAAGAGGCTTCGCCCAAGCCTCTCCCTCTTGGCTGGAAAGCTATTAGGGGTTTCTTCCGAAACAAGCATTCAAGTTGCTCTTACTGTTGAATTGACTCACTCAGCTACCCTTCTACATGACGATTTGATTGATAATGCCGAAACTCGTCGGGGCTCAGAGTCTGCTTTTCGGCGTTATGGGAGTGTGGTTAGTGTAATGTCAGGTGATTTTATGCTGGCCCGGGCCCTTGGATTGCTTGCAAGTCTCAATAACTCTGAGTTTACTCGTTTAATGTCAGAAACAGCCACACAAATTTGCGAAGGAGAGGTGCTCCAGCTTCAAATGGCTAGTGATGAGGCTTGGGATTTTGACCGCTATCGCCAGGTGATTGAAGGTAAGACAGCTGTATTGTTTGCAGCTGCTATAGAGGGGGTAGGGCTATTTTCCGGGAGGCCTGTTCAAGAGCTGGTTGCTCTAAGATCTTTTGGTATAAGTTACGGACGTGCTTTTCAGATGCGTGATGATTATCTGGATTTAATGGGTGACGAGAAGTTAATGGGTAAACCGGTTGGTGGAGACTTGCGAGAAGGTAACGGGACTTATCCAGTTTTATGGCTTTTGGAAGCGGGCATTGACGAAGCACAAACTATCCTAAGAAGGAGAGCGTCAGAAGACGGAGATATTAGTCGGATGGTTGATCTAGTTAGGCATTATGGTGCTGATAAGCTCACGAAAGAACAGATTGCAAAAGACATTCGGGAAGCCAAAAAGGCCTTAGAAATTTTCCCAACTTCTGAGGCTCGGACTTGCCTTATAGAGTTAGCTGAACTTGAAATATCTCGGGTCGAATAA
- a CDS encoding redox-sensing transcriptional repressor Rex, which produces MSTIPTATISRLVTYLRILTDLDFSGVKKTSSDHLAEEAQVSAFQVRKDLAYFGRFGTRGTGYLVPMLRREVRRILGLTRPWNVVIVGMGRLGQAIADYPNFYQYDFSLCGFFDIDPEKAGDQVRDEEIMHPRDMPRIVKERDIDIGFLTVPQGAAQQAADQIVAAGIGGILNFAPSVINVPEEVHVESVDFMAGLMRLSFYRQNR; this is translated from the coding sequence ATGTCAACCATTCCGACAGCTACTATTAGTCGTCTTGTTACCTATCTGAGGATCCTAACCGATTTAGATTTTAGTGGAGTAAAGAAAACTTCTAGTGACCATCTTGCTGAGGAAGCTCAGGTATCTGCTTTCCAGGTTCGGAAAGATTTGGCGTACTTTGGCCGTTTTGGGACACGGGGGACAGGGTATTTAGTTCCGATGTTGAGACGTGAAGTACGGCGAATTTTGGGCCTCACTCGTCCTTGGAATGTTGTGATTGTAGGAATGGGTCGCCTAGGTCAAGCAATTGCCGATTACCCGAACTTTTACCAATATGATTTTTCCTTGTGTGGCTTTTTCGATATTGATCCCGAAAAAGCTGGAGACCAGGTGAGGGATGAAGAGATAATGCATCCGCGAGATATGCCGAGAATAGTCAAGGAGAGGGACATAGATATTGGTTTTCTTACGGTTCCGCAAGGTGCAGCCCAACAGGCAGCAGACCAGATAGTAGCTGCAGGTATTGGGGGAATATTGAACTTTGCTCCTTCGGTAATTAATGTTCCCGAAGAAGTTCATGTGGAATCTGTAGATTTTATGGCAGGCCTTATGAGGCTTTCATTTTACCGCCAGAATCGCTAG
- a CDS encoding 23S rRNA (adenine(2503)-C(2))-methyltransferase RlmN — translation MQSMIDLLDLSPGSLPIPVADEPYRRDQLLDWIYRQGVDQYDEMTNLPRVWRETLASQFRLVPFKDVERFPSRDNSVRYLFTLSDGKQTEAVYMPYANRKTVCISSMVGCPAGCSFCATGALGFQRNLSQAEIVGQFLVVAKGEGIAPLEIRNVVLMGMGEALLNFDNALGAIRALIHPNTCALSPRRITLSTVGFPAKIVRLAEEGLPLVLAVSLHAPDDATRMQIIPTAHAYPIAEIVQSLHTWQDTVGRRITIEYTMLKDVNDSAWQAKLLERRLRGLRVHINLIPFNPWSGSGFEVTAAKKLLAFKETLESSGLNVSIRFSRGQDSAGACGQLALSRRNEGNYVD, via the coding sequence GTCCGGGATCTTTACCGATTCCAGTGGCAGATGAACCATACAGGAGGGATCAACTGCTGGATTGGATATACCGTCAAGGTGTAGATCAATACGATGAGATGACCAATCTGCCCCGGGTGTGGCGGGAGACTCTTGCGTCGCAATTTCGATTGGTCCCGTTTAAGGATGTTGAGCGGTTCCCTTCCCGTGATAATTCAGTTCGTTATTTATTTACACTCTCTGACGGTAAGCAGACTGAGGCCGTTTATATGCCGTATGCCAACAGGAAGACAGTGTGTATTTCTTCGATGGTAGGTTGTCCGGCAGGTTGCTCTTTTTGTGCAACGGGGGCCCTGGGGTTTCAACGTAATCTCTCTCAGGCTGAGATAGTAGGACAGTTTTTAGTTGTTGCCAAGGGGGAAGGCATAGCTCCTCTTGAAATTCGTAACGTTGTCCTCATGGGTATGGGAGAGGCATTACTAAACTTCGACAATGCGCTTGGTGCAATCCGGGCCCTGATTCACCCAAATACGTGTGCTCTTTCGCCTCGCAGGATTACTCTTTCAACGGTTGGATTCCCGGCTAAGATAGTGAGGCTTGCTGAAGAAGGACTTCCTTTGGTATTGGCTGTGAGCCTTCATGCGCCTGACGATGCAACGCGGATGCAGATTATTCCGACAGCCCACGCATACCCAATCGCGGAAATAGTGCAATCGCTTCACACGTGGCAGGATACGGTTGGTCGGCGAATCACTATCGAATATACGATGCTCAAGGATGTTAACGATTCTGCTTGGCAGGCTAAGTTGCTCGAAAGGCGTTTACGGGGACTTCGGGTTCATATCAATCTGATCCCGTTTAATCCTTGGTCAGGGTCAGGTTTTGAAGTTACCGCCGCCAAGAAGCTACTAGCTTTTAAAGAAACGCTCGAGTCATCTGGCCTTAACGTTTCAATTCGTTTTAGCAGAGGCCAGGACTCAGCTGGTGCTTGTGGTCAACTTGCACTTTCCCGGCGCAATGAAGGTAACTATGTCGACTAA